One Ricinus communis isolate WT05 ecotype wild-type chromosome 1, ASM1957865v1, whole genome shotgun sequence DNA window includes the following coding sequences:
- the LOC8263491 gene encoding uncharacterized protein LOC8263491 — MENKNNNNCSLISCDKLDRVASWVGSNVASAFFASLERCSCINLNTADPEDDDEEAKDRPLMLSKPTVRDNSDSYHATTATAAVTAAH, encoded by the coding sequence ATGGAAAACaagaacaataataactgCAGCTTGATTTCATGCGATAAGCTGGATCGGGTAGCCAGCTGGGTGGGGAGCAACGTAGCCTCCGCTTTTTTCGCTTCGTTGGAACGCTGCTCCTGCATCAACCTCAACACTGCCGACCCTGAAGATGACGACGAAGAGGCTAAGGACCGACCTCTCATGCTCTCCAAGCCCACCGTCCGCGACAACTCCGACTCCTATCACGCCACCACTGCCACCGCGGCCGTCACCGCTGCCCACTAG
- the LOC125370985 gene encoding uncharacterized protein LOC125370985 — translation MGTEEPKDPFKGVDWKAIGGELQKDPSAGAKSVIRKRLPKKIRQIPDYYFLPRRSLPSAIAFYGACIAGGIGAGMLLEIWINKKVKEDGGVIWEFDK, via the exons ATGGGGACTGAAGAGCCAAAAGATCCATTCAAGGGGGTTGATTGGAAAGCTATAGGCGGTGAATTGCAGAAGGACCCTAGTGCTGGTGCTAAATCGGTTATAAGGAAACGGCTTCCTAAAAAGATTAGGCAAATTCCAGACTACTATTTCCTTCCCCGTAGGTCTCTGCCCTCCGCAATTGCATTCTATGGGGCATGTATTGCTGGTGGAATCGGTGCTGGTATGCTGCTTGAGATCTGGATAAACAAGAAAGTTAAAG AGGATGGAGGCGTCATATGGGAGTTTGACAAGTAG